GAAGTCGCGCATCCGCGCCAGCACCGCGCGGGCCACGGCACGGACGCGCGGTGCCGACGGCTCGTCGCCCGCCTCCATGCAGGCACGCAGCTCGTTGCCAAGCGCCCGCCATTGGGACTCGTCTTCGCCGGCTGCACGGCTGTCCGTGCCGCGCGCGTCAATGCGGCGAGCCACCAGCGACATCGCCTCGATCAGGGCGAGCATGTCGTCGGTGTCGAGGCGGTCCGCCTGCGCGCAGGCGCGATCGAGGATCGCACGAAGCAGCCCGAGCCGCTGGAGCTCGGCGTCCACGCGGGCCAGGTGGGCACGCAGGACGTCTCCGAGCGCGGCGCCGTCATCCTCGAGCATGCGGCCGATGTCCGCGAGAGACACGCCCAGGTCGCGCAGCGCGCGGATGCGGTAGAGGCGTTGTACGTCGTGCTCGTCGTAGAGCCGTTGGCGGCCCTCCGAACGCGCCGCTGGCGCGAGCAACCCGATGTGCTCGTAATGGTGAAGGGTGCGCACCGTCAATCCGGTGGCGGCCGCCAGCTCGCCGATCCGCCAGCGTCGTCCCCTCGTCTTTCGTTCCTCCATGGGCGCCGGACGGTACAACCTGACGCGACGTCAGGTGCAAGGGGGGCGGAGGCCAGCAGCTCATCCTGGTTGGCCCACCTCCTTTTCATCGAGCAGCGGGATGTCGCCAAGCTCCGAGCGAACGGCGCACCGACTCCCGAGGTGGAAGCGTTCTGCCAGCGGCTGGGCCTGTCTCTCAACCGGGACCCGCGGGGCTGGCGCGTCGAGGCCCAGGAGCGGATCGTCGCGCCGGGCACCACCATCCACGCGCTCGGCCAGGCTCGGGTCGACGGGAAGACCGTGTGGCTCACGACACCGGAAGACTCCCCGGAGTCCTGTTTCGCGACACAAGAT
The sequence above is drawn from the Archangium gephyra genome and encodes:
- a CDS encoding MerR family transcriptional regulator, producing the protein MEERKTRGRRWRIGELAAATGLTVRTLHHYEHIGLLAPAARSEGRQRLYDEHDVQRLYRIRALRDLGVSLADIGRMLEDDGAALGDVLRAHLARVDAELQRLGLLRAILDRACAQADRLDTDDMLALIEAMSLVARRIDARGTDSRAAGEDESQWRALGNELRACMEAGDEPSAPRVRAVARAVLARMRDFAGGDRATLDSLARLRRMDPPSNLAGWDPELIRYLDRALASLHETEHEP